One stretch of Fictibacillus sp. b24 DNA includes these proteins:
- the addA gene encoding helicase-exonuclease AddAB subunit AddA translates to MKTLIPKPEGATWTDEQWQAIQARGENVLVAAAAGSGKTAVLVERIITMIREKTADVDRLLIVTFTNAAAAEMRKRIGEAIDKELSQNPSSLHLRRQLNLINKASISTLHSFCIEVLRKHYYETDLDPGFRVAEETEAELIRQEVIEDLFEEEYSKGEEHIFYEVVDAYSSDRNDMELQKLVLSLYDFARSHPDPDGWLDQMAETYQVQASSIDELPWTQELLADISIQVEGLRALAQRALEFAQAPGGPLAYAETLQEDLAFINRIYGAKNSWNQLYEEFQTYASPKLKAVRGKDVDEELKNKVKSMRDTIKKRTSALKEDYFDRHPDSYIVHIEEMAPIVKELSSLVKTFGQRYREAKREKSLVDFGDLEHYCLHVLKGEGSTMNDPVPSDAALEYRNRFVEVLVDEYQDTNFVQESIVRLVSKDGHTGNMFMVGDVKQSIYRFRLAEPLLFLSKYKQFSKEGGSGLRIDLAKNFRSRNGILQATNYLFRQIMNETVGEIEYSEDAELKLGASYYPEQDGNEPELILINKSQHVVDEEGLESGEVEKSELETVQLEARVIAEKIKQIVGTTGNSPHLVFDKNTKSMRPAKYKDIVMLFRATSVWAPVILEEFKQQGIPAYAELSTGYFDATEIHVMMSLLKVIDNPLQDIPLAAVLRSPLVGMTGEELAVVRLKQKQDNYLGAVELYAAEGENPEIRGKVSRFLQQLELWRHQARQGSLADLIWDIYRETGYFDYVGGLTGGKQRQANLRALYDRAKMYESTSFRGLFRFLRFIERMQERGKDLGAARALGEQEDVVRVMTIHKSKGLEFPIVFVGGINKQFNTRDLNEKVLLHKELGLGTQYINPEYRVAYPTLPKLAIAGRKKMELIAEEMRVLYVALTRAKEKLYLVGTVNDIEKSANAWSDSLYEENWMLPDFERAGVKSYLDWIGRAVIRHKNADPLLSVLGTGERGRGEVYMDDTDWKITILPASEYEELEMEEKQKQEELLANLENNEPVDSVSEHFTEIKRRLEWEYTHKLSTFTRSKQSVTEIKKQYQADEYSSTDLVKAAQQVIHERPRFMQETQLNAAEVGTAMHMVMQHVDFTKASSIEELQEQLAEMEAKELLTAEQAEYIQLSQIQQFIEGPLGKRIIENGDFKREIPFSMALPLSEIQRNWDGEEEHVLVQGVIDGLLEEEDGFILIDYKTDKITNRFTDGFSGAKETLLNRYEMQLTLYSKAIERILKKPVKERYLYFFDGGHILQVK, encoded by the coding sequence TTGAAAACATTAATTCCTAAACCTGAAGGTGCCACGTGGACGGATGAACAGTGGCAAGCGATTCAAGCAAGAGGCGAAAATGTACTTGTTGCTGCAGCGGCAGGGTCTGGTAAAACAGCAGTTCTCGTAGAACGCATCATTACGATGATCCGCGAAAAGACCGCAGATGTTGACAGACTGCTTATTGTTACGTTTACTAACGCGGCAGCAGCTGAAATGAGAAAACGGATAGGGGAAGCGATCGATAAAGAATTGTCGCAAAACCCTTCTTCTCTTCATTTAAGAAGACAGCTGAATCTGATAAACAAAGCTTCTATTTCTACACTTCACTCATTTTGTATTGAGGTGCTACGCAAGCATTATTATGAAACCGATCTTGACCCGGGTTTTCGTGTTGCAGAAGAAACGGAAGCAGAACTTATTCGTCAAGAAGTGATTGAAGATCTTTTTGAAGAAGAGTACAGCAAGGGAGAAGAACATATTTTTTATGAAGTGGTTGATGCGTACAGTTCTGACAGAAATGATATGGAACTTCAAAAGCTTGTGCTGTCTCTTTATGATTTTGCAAGAAGTCATCCTGATCCTGACGGATGGCTCGATCAGATGGCCGAAACGTACCAAGTGCAAGCATCTTCTATTGATGAACTTCCTTGGACGCAAGAATTACTGGCTGATATTTCGATCCAGGTAGAAGGGCTGCGTGCGTTGGCGCAAAGAGCACTTGAATTCGCTCAAGCCCCAGGAGGTCCTCTTGCTTATGCAGAAACGCTGCAAGAAGATCTAGCTTTTATTAACAGAATATATGGGGCAAAGAATAGTTGGAATCAGCTTTACGAAGAATTTCAAACCTATGCTTCGCCTAAGTTAAAAGCTGTTCGCGGAAAAGATGTAGATGAAGAATTAAAGAATAAAGTTAAATCGATGAGAGACACCATTAAGAAACGAACTAGCGCTCTAAAAGAAGATTACTTCGACAGACACCCTGATTCTTATATTGTTCACATTGAAGAGATGGCGCCGATCGTCAAGGAGCTCTCTTCTTTAGTAAAAACGTTTGGACAAAGATATCGCGAAGCAAAGCGGGAAAAGTCGCTTGTAGACTTTGGTGATCTGGAGCATTATTGCCTTCACGTGTTAAAAGGTGAAGGATCAACGATGAATGATCCTGTTCCTTCAGATGCAGCATTAGAGTACCGTAATCGATTCGTAGAAGTATTAGTTGATGAATATCAAGATACAAACTTTGTGCAAGAATCCATTGTTCGTTTAGTGTCTAAAGATGGACACACAGGAAACATGTTCATGGTTGGAGATGTGAAACAGTCGATTTATCGGTTTCGCCTTGCTGAACCTCTTCTGTTTTTATCTAAGTACAAGCAGTTTTCAAAAGAAGGCGGAAGTGGCTTGCGAATTGATCTAGCCAAAAACTTTAGAAGCCGAAATGGCATTCTGCAAGCTACCAACTATTTGTTCAGACAAATCATGAACGAAACGGTTGGAGAGATCGAATATAGTGAGGATGCTGAACTGAAGCTTGGTGCGAGCTATTATCCAGAACAAGATGGCAATGAGCCTGAGCTGATCCTTATTAATAAAAGCCAGCATGTTGTTGATGAAGAAGGCCTAGAGAGCGGTGAAGTGGAAAAATCAGAGCTTGAAACCGTTCAGCTTGAGGCAAGAGTGATCGCAGAAAAAATTAAACAGATTGTGGGGACAACAGGAAACTCTCCTCATCTTGTTTTTGATAAAAATACGAAATCAATGCGTCCAGCTAAATATAAAGACATTGTCATGCTGTTCCGGGCAACGTCTGTGTGGGCGCCTGTCATTTTAGAAGAATTTAAACAGCAAGGCATACCAGCTTATGCTGAACTTTCGACTGGCTATTTTGACGCTACCGAGATTCATGTCATGATGTCACTGTTGAAAGTAATTGATAACCCTTTACAAGACATACCGCTGGCAGCTGTTCTTCGTTCACCGCTAGTTGGCATGACCGGTGAAGAGCTTGCTGTCGTAAGGTTGAAGCAGAAGCAAGACAATTACCTTGGTGCCGTCGAACTATATGCGGCAGAAGGAGAAAATCCTGAAATTCGCGGGAAAGTTTCACGGTTTTTGCAGCAGCTGGAATTGTGGCGTCATCAAGCACGTCAAGGATCTCTAGCTGATCTTATATGGGACATCTACCGCGAAACAGGTTATTTTGATTATGTTGGGGGACTGACTGGAGGAAAACAGCGTCAAGCCAACTTGAGAGCACTATACGATCGTGCAAAAATGTATGAAAGTACATCTTTTCGGGGTCTGTTCCGCTTTCTTCGCTTTATTGAGAGAATGCAGGAACGCGGGAAGGACCTTGGAGCAGCAAGAGCTCTTGGTGAGCAAGAAGATGTAGTTAGGGTGATGACCATTCATAAAAGTAAGGGTCTCGAGTTCCCTATCGTTTTCGTAGGAGGAATTAACAAACAGTTCAATACGAGAGATCTGAACGAGAAAGTTCTTCTTCATAAAGAGCTTGGTCTTGGAACTCAATATATCAATCCCGAATATCGCGTTGCCTATCCAACACTTCCGAAGCTGGCAATTGCGGGCAGAAAGAAAATGGAGCTGATCGCAGAAGAAATGCGTGTGCTGTACGTAGCACTTACACGTGCTAAGGAAAAATTATACTTAGTCGGCACAGTTAATGACATTGAAAAATCTGCTAATGCCTGGAGTGATTCTCTTTACGAAGAAAATTGGATGCTGCCTGACTTTGAACGTGCCGGAGTAAAAAGTTATCTAGACTGGATTGGAAGAGCGGTCATACGCCATAAAAATGCTGATCCTCTTCTTTCTGTTCTTGGAACAGGGGAAAGAGGCAGAGGCGAAGTTTATATGGATGATACCGATTGGAAGATTACGATTCTTCCAGCTAGTGAATACGAAGAGTTAGAGATGGAAGAAAAGCAGAAACAAGAAGAGTTATTAGCAAACCTTGAAAACAACGAACCAGTAGATTCTGTTAGTGAACATTTTACTGAAATCAAGCGACGATTAGAATGGGAATATACACATAAACTCTCAACGTTTACACGTTCGAAGCAATCTGTAACTGAAATCAAAAAACAATATCAAGCAGATGAGTACAGCTCGACGGATTTAGTTAAAGCCGCTCAGCAAGTGATTCATGAACGCCCGAGATTCATGCAAGAAACTCAGTTAAATGCTGCTGAAGTAGGTACGGCCATGCATATGGTCATGCAGCACGTTGATTTTACAAAAGCTTCCTCAATAGAAGAGCTTCAGGAACAGCTTGCTGAAATGGAAGCGAAAGAACTTCTTACAGCAGAACAAGCTGAATACATTCAGCTTTCTCAAATTCAACAGTTCATTGAAGGGCCGCTTGGAAAAAGAATCATAGAGAACGGTGATTTTAAGAGAGAGATCCCGTTCAGCATGGCGCTTCCATTGTCTGAGATTCAAAGAAACTGGGATGGAGAAGAAGAGCATGTGCTTGTTCAAGGGGTGATTGACGGCCTGCTTGAAGAGGAAGATGGTTTCATATTAATAGATTATAAAACGGATAAGATCACAAACCGTTTTACAGATGGCTTTTCTGGAGCAAAAGAAACGCTTTTAAATCGTTACGAAATGCAGCTTACGCTTTATTCAAAAGCGATAGAAAGAATTTTAAAGAAGCCTGTCAAAGAACGCTACCTATACTTTTTTGACGGTGGACACATTCTACAAGTGAAATAA